One genomic region from Gopherus flavomarginatus isolate rGopFla2 chromosome 20, rGopFla2.mat.asm, whole genome shotgun sequence encodes:
- the LOC127038245 gene encoding probable G-protein coupled receptor 33, with protein MDQGNTTLPSTTQVSSSQPPAAVNTAHLASAVLLFPTFLVGVLRNGLYLWVLGLKMRRTVTTLWFLSLVSCNLLFTLMTPFFIVYLLMDLHWVFGTAMCKLLYTFISVDMFTSAFLLTLISLDRYILTHHPIWSRNHRTLPRAGKLIVGLWLASFGLSAPYLAFRETREVDGGRIICISNYTLSRDWNGAEMRELGRQVHQAFFMVEFLLGFLLPFCTIMGCYVHVGLKMREKKLVWAGKPFKVIVIAVVSFFLSWLPYHLYYGLKLYKEETELVRGPLLIIYILSCSFNTCFTPILYLFMGEKFWQVFRTSLVTLVKAAFADDLGSSGPESSGRHGSEAENTKQGGQT; from the coding sequence ATGGACCAAGGGAACACGACTCTCCCATCAACCACTCAGGTGAGTTCCAGTCAGCCCCCAGCAGCAGTGAACACCGCTCACCTGGCCTCTGCAGTGTTGCTCTTCCCCACCTTCCTGGTGGGTGTGCTGAGGAACGGGCTGTACCTGTGGGTGCTGGGGCTGAAGATGAGGAGGACGGTGACCACCCTCTGGTTCCTCTCCCTGGTCTCCTGCAACCTCCTCTTCACCCTGATGACCCCCTTCTTCATCGTCTACCTCCTCATGGATTTACACTGGGTCTTCGGCACAGCCATGTGCAAGCTCCTCTATACCTTCATCTCTGTGGATATGTTCACTTCTGCCTTCCTTCTCACCCTCATCAGCCTGGACCGCTACAtcctcactcaccatcccatctGGTCCCGGAATCACCGCACCCTCCCCCGTGCTGGGAAGCTGATTGTGGGTCTGTGGCTGGCCTCCTTCGGTCTCAGCGCTCCCTACCTGGCTTTCCGGGAGACCCGTGAGGTGGATGGGGGCAGGATCATCTGCATCAGTAATTACACCCTCTCCAGAGACTGGAATGGAGCCGAGATGCGGGAACTGGGCAGACAGGTCCACCAGGCTTTCTTCATGGTTGAGTTCCTGctgggcttcctgctgcccttcTGCACCATCATGGGATGCTATGTCCACGTTGGGCTGAAGATGAGAGAGAAGaagctggtgtgggcagggaagCCCTTCAAAGTCATAGTGATCGCGGTGGTTTCCTTTTTCCTCAGCTGGCTGCCCTACCACCTCTACTATGGATTGAAGCTCTACAAGGAGGAGACAGAGTTAGTGAGAGGCCCCCTCTTGATCATTTACATCTTGTCATGCAGCTTCAACACCTGCTTCACCCCCATCCTCTATCTCTTTATGGGGGAGAAGTTCTGGCAGGTCTTCAGAACGTCTCTTGTCACTCTAGTCAAGGCGGCTTTTGCTGACGATCTTGGCAGCAGTGGCCCCGAGTCTAGTGGAAGACATGGGTCAGAAGCTGAGAACACAAAACAAGGTGGTCAGACTTAG